The Candidatus Methylacidiphilales bacterium genome includes a window with the following:
- a CDS encoding lipase maturation factor family protein: protein MAIQTDSPPPQAPSSIKTSYRASGYYLPRLLGLIYAFAFFSWAYQWQGLVGDKGILPAHELIENIRAFEQRKKRSLWLQYPTIFRLGHLHEKIGLLSVMGGVLGLLVFIGLTPGPALFILWALYLSIVTVGDIFMNYQWDIFLLEAGFIGIFYASWKGGKGWRAFCARRDYDPPPAAVFLMHWLIFRIMFQSGAVKILGGDTSWIDLTALTYHYETQPLPHVGGWLAHQLPLWMDQLSCLMMHGIELILPVAVFCGAIARRWAAYGFIVLMAAVFFTGNYNFFNLLTATVALSLLDDQAWPVKRLKKFHAACFDRPVRSPWSLACWPSLIFAPVAILLTLIAADQSFSYRVQGYTRVFPQPFHELYQHFSGLRSFNAYGLFQSMTKMRDEVILEVSSDGTTWHELECKYKPGNPYRMPAFVAPHQPRLDWQMWFAALVPDGFQWPRDAHRSSPLYWFTKMTQGLLQHKLEIWALFGKPPIEIREVRFIRALRYRYRMSDLATLLYERRWWEREYVGIFMPAVSLRNSNTEAPQ from the coding sequence ATGGCAATTCAAACAGACAGCCCGCCTCCACAGGCGCCGTCCTCAATCAAAACCTCATATCGCGCAAGCGGGTATTATCTTCCTCGTCTATTGGGACTGATTTATGCCTTTGCCTTTTTTTCCTGGGCTTACCAATGGCAAGGTTTAGTAGGCGACAAAGGGATTCTTCCAGCCCATGAACTCATCGAAAATATCAGGGCGTTTGAGCAAAGAAAAAAGCGCTCCCTCTGGCTACAATATCCGACCATATTTCGCTTAGGCCATCTACATGAAAAAATAGGACTACTCTCTGTGATGGGCGGCGTGCTTGGTCTCTTAGTTTTTATCGGGCTCACGCCAGGACCTGCATTATTTATCCTCTGGGCTCTTTATCTTTCGATCGTAACCGTAGGTGACATCTTCATGAACTATCAGTGGGACATCTTCCTGCTGGAGGCTGGATTCATCGGGATTTTCTATGCCTCATGGAAAGGAGGAAAAGGCTGGAGAGCTTTTTGCGCGCGTAGAGATTACGATCCTCCGCCTGCTGCTGTCTTTCTTATGCACTGGCTCATCTTCCGAATCATGTTTCAGTCAGGGGCTGTCAAAATTTTAGGTGGCGATACAAGCTGGATCGATTTGACAGCGTTGACTTACCATTACGAGACACAACCTCTACCCCACGTAGGAGGCTGGTTAGCTCATCAACTTCCTCTCTGGATGGACCAACTGAGCTGTCTGATGATGCATGGTATCGAGCTGATTCTGCCTGTAGCAGTTTTCTGCGGCGCGATTGCTCGACGTTGGGCAGCTTACGGGTTCATAGTGCTCATGGCAGCGGTCTTCTTCACTGGAAACTACAACTTTTTTAACCTGCTTACCGCTACTGTCGCGCTGAGTCTTTTAGACGATCAAGCTTGGCCGGTGAAACGATTGAAAAAATTTCACGCTGCATGTTTTGATAGGCCAGTTCGCTCTCCTTGGAGTCTGGCCTGTTGGCCTAGTCTAATATTCGCGCCGGTGGCTATCTTGCTCACTCTCATAGCTGCAGATCAATCCTTCAGCTATCGAGTGCAAGGCTACACGCGGGTTTTTCCGCAACCTTTTCACGAGCTCTACCAGCATTTTAGCGGGCTGCGCAGCTTTAATGCTTACGGGCTATTTCAATCGATGACGAAAATGCGAGATGAGGTCATCTTGGAAGTGAGCTCAGACGGAACAACGTGGCATGAGCTTGAATGCAAATACAAGCCGGGGAATCCATATCGAATGCCCGCCTTTGTAGCGCCGCACCAGCCAAGGCTAGATTGGCAGATGTGGTTCGCAGCTCTGGTTCCAGATGGGTTTCAATGGCCTCGCGATGCGCATCGAAGTTCCCCTCTTTATTGGTTCACGAAAATGACTCAAGGACTTCTACAGCATAAACTAGAGATTTGGGCTTTATTTGGTAAACCACCGATTGAAATCCGTGAGGTGCGCTTTATTCGGGCTCTACGCTACCGTTACCGAATGTCGGATCTAGCAACCCTTCTATATGAGCGACGCTGGTGGGAGAGAGAATATGTAGGAATCTTTATGCCAGCGGTTTCACTTCGAAATTCAAATACCGAGGCGCCACAGTAG
- a CDS encoding ABC transporter permease, whose amino-acid sequence MFHAYFLPIYSIAHREIVRFLRQPTRIIGAFGTPLLLWSLLGSGIGSSFQAPHASHLPFLHFFLPGAMLFLVLFTSIFSAISIITDRNEGFMQSVISAPIPRLAIVLGKVFGAVLLAVVQATLLGMVSYLGGFPWTFQMILPALFVLTLSALFLACLGFATAWPMDSVQGYHGVMNLILMPMWVLSGGLFPPEGASPILQFIMHANPLHYAIAALRHVMLPETQPWPSWSSCILILTVIDALMLGLCLWISQRPVKK is encoded by the coding sequence ATGTTTCACGCATATTTCCTCCCAATATACTCAATTGCGCATCGTGAAATTGTTCGTTTTTTACGGCAACCCACACGGATCATTGGTGCATTTGGCACACCACTTCTCCTATGGAGCCTTCTAGGAAGCGGGATTGGAAGCTCTTTTCAAGCTCCGCATGCAAGCCACTTGCCGTTTCTTCACTTTTTTTTACCGGGTGCCATGCTTTTTTTGGTGTTGTTTACCTCGATCTTTTCAGCGATCTCGATCATTACTGATCGGAATGAGGGATTCATGCAGAGCGTGATCTCTGCACCCATTCCTCGCCTTGCGATCGTTTTGGGCAAGGTTTTTGGAGCTGTCCTACTCGCAGTTGTTCAAGCCACTCTGCTCGGCATGGTTTCATACCTTGGCGGTTTCCCATGGACATTCCAAATGATTCTGCCGGCTCTATTCGTTTTAACGTTAAGCGCTCTGTTCCTCGCTTGCTTGGGGTTTGCAACGGCTTGGCCAATGGATTCCGTGCAAGGTTATCACGGAGTAATGAATTTGATCCTCATGCCCATGTGGGTATTATCCGGCGGGCTTTTTCCTCCTGAAGGTGCCTCGCCGATACTGCAGTTTATCATGCATGCCAATCCGCTACACTATGCGATTGCTGCATTGCGACACGTGATGCTTCCCGAGACGCAGCCTTGGCCAAGCTGGTCGAGCTGCATTTTGATTTTGACCGTAATCGATGCTCTTATGTTGGGGCTCTGTCTCTGGATCAGCCAACGCCCTGTTAAAAAATAG
- a CDS encoding ABC transporter ATP-binding protein, giving the protein MACSLLLKAVSYRYRDKAALHQLTAKISGKAITALLGPNGSGKSTLFNILATHLPLQEGEATLELHDRPAVSLRPPLQPWRAVLGVVFQNPSLDKKLTVLENMRYHAWLFGIKDSIFLQRSRFLLDALKIQDYAHAKVETLSGGIARRAEIAKTLLAQPRLLLLDEPSTGLDPIARRDLMDLLRRLVSEEKILVFMTTHFTDEAEQADQVLILDQGHLVANGAPSELKKSCPFHVIRVEGDFPSKFVMQFSESFRYRFQHHPRHLRIECPIDEDPEGLARWIRQTLDGTSHSITISPPTLEDVFFKMTGHTFTV; this is encoded by the coding sequence ATGGCCTGTTCCCTTTTGCTCAAGGCCGTCAGTTACAGATACAGAGACAAAGCGGCTCTACATCAGCTCACTGCAAAAATTTCAGGTAAGGCCATCACTGCCCTTCTCGGTCCGAATGGATCGGGCAAAAGCACCCTATTCAATATCCTTGCCACACACCTTCCTTTGCAAGAAGGTGAGGCCACACTTGAGCTCCACGATCGACCAGCAGTTTCTCTTCGTCCACCGCTCCAACCCTGGCGTGCCGTGCTAGGCGTCGTCTTCCAAAATCCAAGCCTCGATAAAAAACTCACCGTTTTGGAGAACATGCGTTATCATGCATGGCTCTTCGGAATTAAGGACAGCATATTCCTACAACGATCACGTTTTTTGCTCGATGCCCTGAAAATACAGGACTATGCGCATGCCAAAGTCGAGACGTTGTCGGGTGGTATAGCCCGACGCGCTGAGATCGCTAAGACACTACTGGCTCAACCTCGATTACTTCTTTTAGATGAGCCGTCCACTGGGCTCGATCCGATTGCACGACGTGATCTAATGGATCTACTGCGACGCCTGGTGTCTGAAGAAAAGATCCTAGTCTTCATGACTACTCATTTTACCGATGAAGCTGAGCAAGCAGATCAAGTTCTCATCTTGGATCAGGGTCATCTGGTTGCCAATGGGGCACCTTCTGAGCTTAAGAAATCGTGTCCATTCCATGTTATACGTGTGGAAGGGGATTTCCCATCAAAATTCGTCATGCAGTTTTCGGAAAGTTTTCGTTACAGGTTTCAACATCATCCTCGGCATCTCCGAATCGAATGCCCTATAGACGAAGATCCAGAGGGCCTTGCACGCTGGATTCGTCAAACACTTGATGGAACGTCGCACAGCATCACAATTTCACCTCCCACACTTGAGGACGTCTTTTTCAAAATGACTGGGCACACATTTACCGTTTGA
- the yajC gene encoding preprotein translocase subunit YajC, with the protein MNNLLYLAQAANPAPVPDPTVPSGPPAYTLIVQLLLFFLIFYFLLIRPSIKARKAQEKMIADIKIGDNIVFCNGILGHVTNIKDKTFIVKVDDSVKLEIQKAAVTSVLPKS; encoded by the coding sequence ATGAACAACCTCTTATATCTCGCACAAGCGGCTAATCCTGCTCCCGTCCCGGATCCCACTGTGCCTTCAGGCCCGCCGGCCTACACGCTGATCGTTCAGCTACTACTCTTTTTTCTGATCTTTTATTTTCTTCTCATTCGTCCCTCAATCAAGGCACGAAAAGCTCAAGAAAAAATGATCGCCGATATCAAGATCGGGGATAATATCGTCTTCTGCAACGGTATCCTCGGGCACGTCACCAACATCAAAGATAAAACCTTCATCGTAAAAGTAGACGACTCGGTAAAACTAGAGATCCAAAAAGCTGCTGTTACCTCTGTGTTGCCAAAATCCTGA
- the tgt gene encoding tRNA guanosine(34) transglycosylase Tgt yields the protein MPAPSPFRVITTDRTSQARLGELITPHGTIPTPIFMPVGTQGTVKGIPSHDLLQLNTPIILANTYHLLIRPGKSIIEHFGGLHTFMQWPRPILTDSGGYQVFSLARLRKISCDGVHFQSHVNGAPFFLGPREALEMQRAIGSDIAMVLDVCPPWDAPPIQMREAVMLTLSWAQQARQIWPQLLQKENIEPQSLPRPLLFGIVQGGSNPTLRAHCAQSLVEKDFDSYAIGGVSVGEPQEEMYRAVELTIPHLPPDKARYTMGLGHPHQIVELVARGVDMFDCVLPTRMARHGTAYTSCGPINLKRSVHALSHDPIDPSCACAVCMRYSRGYVHHLFRAGEMLAQYLTTYHNLAFYLELTRKIRETLAQGTFSAFREAFTKTYSVPNEREP from the coding sequence ATGCCTGCTCCCAGCCCATTTCGCGTCATCACCACCGACCGCACATCCCAAGCAAGACTCGGCGAGCTTATCACCCCTCATGGCACGATACCAACGCCAATTTTCATGCCCGTAGGCACGCAGGGCACCGTCAAAGGCATCCCCTCTCATGATCTTCTACAACTCAATACCCCTATCATCTTAGCCAACACCTACCACCTCCTTATTCGTCCTGGCAAATCCATCATAGAGCATTTCGGCGGCCTTCATACCTTCATGCAATGGCCGCGCCCAATCCTCACAGATAGCGGCGGCTACCAAGTCTTCAGCCTAGCCCGCCTCAGAAAAATCTCTTGCGATGGCGTCCATTTCCAGTCCCACGTCAACGGAGCGCCGTTTTTTCTCGGCCCACGTGAAGCGCTTGAAATGCAGCGCGCAATCGGCTCCGATATCGCTATGGTGCTAGACGTCTGTCCACCGTGGGATGCACCTCCGATACAAATGCGCGAAGCCGTTATGCTGACGCTAAGTTGGGCCCAACAAGCCCGCCAAATCTGGCCGCAGCTTCTGCAAAAAGAAAATATCGAACCACAATCTCTACCTCGCCCACTTCTTTTCGGCATCGTTCAAGGAGGCAGCAACCCCACTTTGCGAGCGCACTGCGCACAATCCCTCGTTGAAAAAGATTTCGATAGCTACGCCATCGGCGGCGTCAGCGTGGGTGAACCGCAGGAGGAAATGTATCGAGCCGTCGAGTTAACCATTCCCCATCTTCCTCCAGATAAAGCCCGCTACACAATGGGGCTAGGCCATCCGCACCAAATAGTCGAGCTCGTCGCTCGTGGTGTAGACATGTTCGATTGCGTCCTGCCCACACGCATGGCACGGCATGGCACTGCCTACACCAGCTGCGGTCCTATCAATCTTAAACGCAGCGTTCATGCACTTTCACACGATCCAATTGATCCTTCCTGTGCTTGTGCAGTATGCATGCGCTACAGCCGAGGTTATGTCCATCATCTCTTCCGTGCTGGTGAGATGCTTGCTCAATATCTCACCACCTATCACAACCTTGCATTCTATCTAGAATTAACGCGCAAAATTCGTGAAACCTTGGCTCAAGGCACGTTCTCAGCATTTCGGGAAGCCTTTACAAAAACTTATTCCGTGCCTAATGAGAGAGAACCATGA
- the infA gene encoding translation initiation factor IF-1 codes for MSSQNIQVEGRIVTVLPGTMFRVELPNKHNILAHISGKMRKNFVRLTLGDRVKVEMSPHDLEKGRILYRLS; via the coding sequence ATGAGCTCCCAAAACATACAAGTCGAAGGTCGGATCGTTACGGTTCTCCCCGGCACCATGTTCCGGGTTGAGCTACCCAACAAACACAATATCCTTGCCCACATCTCGGGCAAAATGCGAAAAAACTTCGTTCGCCTCACCCTAGGCGATCGTGTCAAGGTCGAGATGTCTCCCCACGATCTCGAAAAAGGCCGCATTCTATACAGATTAAGTTAG
- a CDS encoding carboxy terminal-processing peptidase — MPRILQMWTFSATIALALWLDAIAAPMSRPMTGRVAQIVGELLENNHYSRVLFDDAVSSQFLKNYFERLDYNRMIFLQSDIDEFTKEYGTKLDDLTRRGDPTPAYRIYERYRERLAERVKHIHTLLKQPHNFDIEERFLPARDKEPWPKTIEEMNELWRLRIKYDLLAGILDKSDPNKSENERYDATVARVKKRYDLILKAAQEAETDDIIQEYLSALAHAYDPHTDYFNPEQAENFSINSIKLKLIGIGAVLQSEDGYAKVKEVVPGGPADLSKQIKPGDRIVAVQQEKGEPVDVVDMKLNRVVKMIRGKKGTKVTLTIIPATSVDGSERKRVTLIRNEIQLKDQYAKARIIELPATTENPAIRLGVVVLPEFYDNCARDVAKLIRRLMKENISGLILDLRRNGGGILEQAVEITGLFIPKGPVVQVRDSRSRTMTYVDDDGKVLYDGPLAVLVNRLSASASEIVAAALQDHGRAIIVGDQSTHGKGTVQKLEPLDRHLWMEFPTNPGQLKLTVSKFYRIAGGTTQKVGVTPDIILPSLYDYFEIGESRLPNALPPDEIAPATYKPLNRTLPHLTRLQHLSQNRIASQPEFKFIQDDIKVLKAKLEDKSVSLCKATRLKELDEYKRKKNAREEQLKKLPPLTEKFYEITLDMVDKEEAPRLIPLSGSKMKGSEGIQIEETNEAATGVELETYAYAQLMETANILSDYIQITRSSKTPEMIAQQKQTADQLISP, encoded by the coding sequence ATGCCGAGAATACTACAAATGTGGACTTTCAGTGCAACGATCGCTCTGGCCCTCTGGCTAGATGCGATCGCAGCACCCATGAGTCGACCCATGACAGGTAGGGTAGCTCAAATTGTCGGCGAGCTACTCGAAAATAACCATTACAGCAGGGTTCTTTTTGATGATGCAGTCTCAAGTCAATTCCTCAAAAACTACTTTGAGCGTCTCGACTACAACCGGATGATTTTTTTGCAATCTGATATTGATGAATTTACAAAAGAATACGGCACAAAACTAGATGACCTTACACGTCGTGGAGATCCGACACCAGCTTACAGAATTTACGAACGCTACCGAGAACGCTTAGCTGAGCGAGTTAAACACATCCACACCTTACTTAAGCAGCCCCATAATTTCGACATAGAAGAGCGGTTTCTTCCGGCGCGTGACAAAGAACCTTGGCCCAAGACAATCGAGGAAATGAACGAGCTTTGGCGTCTGAGAATCAAATATGATCTCCTAGCAGGTATTTTGGACAAATCAGATCCGAATAAGTCAGAAAACGAGCGCTATGATGCAACAGTTGCTCGCGTCAAAAAACGATACGACCTCATCCTAAAAGCCGCACAAGAAGCAGAGACCGATGATATCATCCAAGAATACCTCTCCGCATTGGCCCACGCTTATGATCCCCACACAGATTACTTCAATCCAGAACAGGCAGAAAACTTCTCTATAAATAGCATAAAACTCAAGCTCATCGGCATAGGTGCTGTTCTACAAAGCGAGGACGGTTACGCTAAGGTCAAAGAAGTTGTTCCCGGTGGCCCAGCAGATCTCAGCAAACAAATAAAACCCGGCGACAGAATCGTCGCAGTGCAACAAGAAAAAGGTGAGCCAGTCGATGTCGTAGATATGAAGCTCAACCGAGTGGTTAAAATGATCCGTGGAAAAAAAGGCACTAAAGTCACACTCACCATCATCCCGGCCACCTCAGTAGATGGCTCAGAAAGAAAACGCGTCACCTTGATCCGAAATGAAATTCAACTCAAAGACCAATACGCCAAAGCCCGTATTATCGAATTGCCCGCCACGACAGAAAACCCGGCTATAAGACTCGGAGTCGTAGTATTGCCTGAATTCTACGACAACTGTGCTCGTGACGTCGCCAAGCTCATACGCCGCTTAATGAAGGAAAACATATCAGGTCTTATTCTCGATCTACGTCGCAACGGAGGAGGCATCCTAGAGCAAGCTGTCGAAATCACTGGCCTTTTCATCCCCAAAGGACCAGTCGTCCAAGTGCGTGATTCTCGTTCTCGCACTATGACCTACGTGGATGATGATGGCAAAGTCCTTTACGATGGACCTTTGGCCGTCCTTGTTAACCGTCTCAGTGCTTCTGCCTCCGAAATTGTTGCCGCAGCATTACAAGATCACGGGCGTGCCATAATTGTCGGGGACCAAAGCACGCATGGCAAAGGCACCGTTCAGAAATTAGAGCCACTCGACCGACACCTCTGGATGGAGTTCCCCACCAATCCAGGACAGCTCAAGCTCACCGTATCTAAGTTTTACCGCATAGCTGGTGGCACAACTCAAAAAGTCGGCGTCACTCCCGACATCATTCTCCCCTCCCTTTATGATTACTTTGAGATCGGAGAATCACGCCTTCCCAACGCACTTCCTCCCGATGAAATTGCCCCTGCCACCTACAAACCCCTAAACCGCACACTACCTCATCTAACGCGTCTTCAGCATCTCTCCCAAAATCGTATCGCCTCACAACCAGAATTCAAATTCATCCAAGACGACATTAAAGTTCTCAAGGCGAAGCTTGAAGATAAATCAGTCAGCCTTTGCAAAGCGACTCGTCTAAAAGAACTGGATGAGTATAAAAGGAAAAAAAACGCTCGCGAAGAACAGTTGAAAAAGCTACCACCACTAACTGAAAAATTCTACGAAATAACATTAGACATGGTTGATAAAGAAGAGGCACCTCGGCTTATCCCCCTTTCAGGATCCAAAATGAAAGGTAGCGAAGGCATCCAAATAGAAGAAACTAACGAAGCCGCTACAGGCGTCGAGCTAGAAACATACGCCTACGCACAGCTAATGGAGACAGCCAATATCCTTAGCGACTACATACAAATCACCCGCTCTTCTAAAACTCCTGAAATGATTGCCCAGCAAAAACAAACTGCAGACCAACTCATCTCACCCTAG
- the serS gene encoding serine--tRNA ligase translates to MLDIRHIREQAENVKEALRSRGRGDENAIDQLLAIDEERRKLITQVEHLKSERNRVSKLIGAKKSRGEEVSELLDSMKKTSDEITAMDARLAQIEEQQQQILLTIPNLPHPSVPRGQDASHNRVERVWGTPPSFDFIPKPHWEIAEKLGWLDFSAAAKISGSGFVVYKGQGARLERALINYILDIHTQKHGYLEVNVPHIVRGTSMVGTGQLPKFAEDMYRLENEESYLIPTAEVPVTNLHREEILSADSLPIAYAAFTPCFRREAGSAGKDTRGMIRMHQFDKVELVHITTPERSYATLERLVEHVEVVLQNLGLHYRVVSLCTGDMGFGAAKCYDIEVWAPGLGAWLEVSSCSNFEDFQARRMQLRYRPAEGEKPRFCHTLNGSGPALARLYIALLETYQQRDGSVLLPEAIRAYI, encoded by the coding sequence ATGCTAGACATACGCCACATACGTGAGCAAGCAGAGAACGTAAAAGAAGCACTGCGTTCCAGAGGCCGAGGCGATGAAAATGCCATTGATCAATTGCTCGCTATCGATGAGGAACGAAGAAAACTCATCACGCAAGTCGAGCACTTGAAAAGTGAGCGAAATCGAGTGAGCAAACTCATCGGTGCTAAAAAATCACGTGGCGAGGAGGTAAGCGAACTCCTCGACTCCATGAAGAAAACCTCAGATGAAATCACGGCTATGGATGCGCGCTTGGCGCAAATCGAAGAGCAGCAACAACAGATTTTATTGACCATCCCCAATCTTCCCCATCCGTCCGTCCCGCGCGGCCAAGATGCCAGCCATAATCGTGTCGAGCGAGTGTGGGGCACGCCACCATCCTTTGATTTCATTCCAAAGCCGCATTGGGAAATCGCAGAAAAACTCGGCTGGCTAGATTTTTCAGCAGCAGCTAAGATCTCTGGAAGCGGGTTTGTTGTCTACAAAGGGCAAGGCGCAAGACTCGAGCGAGCATTGATCAACTATATTTTAGATATTCACACCCAAAAACATGGCTACCTCGAAGTAAATGTCCCACACATCGTCCGGGGAACTTCGATGGTAGGGACCGGGCAATTGCCTAAATTTGCTGAGGATATGTATCGGCTGGAGAATGAAGAGAGTTATTTGATTCCGACAGCTGAAGTCCCCGTCACCAATTTACATCGCGAGGAGATTTTATCTGCGGATTCATTACCGATCGCCTACGCGGCTTTCACCCCTTGCTTTCGTAGGGAGGCTGGCAGCGCAGGAAAAGATACCCGCGGGATGATTCGGATGCATCAGTTCGATAAAGTCGAGCTCGTTCATATCACGACGCCAGAGAGATCTTATGCCACGCTAGAACGCCTGGTCGAGCATGTAGAGGTGGTGTTGCAAAACTTAGGCCTGCATTATCGGGTCGTATCGCTCTGCACGGGCGATATGGGGTTTGGTGCGGCCAAATGCTACGATATCGAGGTATGGGCGCCCGGACTGGGAGCCTGGCTGGAAGTTTCCTCTTGTAGTAATTTTGAGGATTTTCAAGCTCGACGTATGCAGCTCAGGTATCGGCCAGCCGAAGGGGAAAAACCTAGATTTTGCCATACCTTGAACGGCTCCGGGCCAGCTTTAGCGCGGCTTTATATCGCCCTTCTGGAGACGTATCAACAGCGGGACGGTTCGGTCTTGCTCCCGGAGGCTATCCGTGCTTATATTTAA
- the panB gene encoding 3-methyl-2-oxobutanoate hydroxymethyltransferase, which yields MTTSFPSDRLTPQELRSYKNRRSIAALTCYDYPTARLLDEVGVPLLLVGDSLGMVVLGYPDTTEVTLAEMIHHTRAVARARTRALIVADLPKDTYNEASQAIQSARALLQAGADAVKLEGGRSRAVAIQALAGAGIPFMGHLGMLPQSIKEEGRYRIKGRTDAERRAILADAHFLEEQGAFAIVLELVVADLAAEIRRALKIPTIGIGSGEDCDGQILVLHDLIGLYPWFRPRFAHPLADVAAEIKNAARAFMQGVQSVYERLHQ from the coding sequence GTGACAACATCATTCCCCAGCGATCGGTTGACGCCACAGGAGCTGCGTTCATACAAAAATCGCAGATCTATAGCTGCATTGACTTGCTATGATTATCCGACTGCGCGGCTGTTGGATGAAGTGGGCGTTCCGCTTTTATTGGTGGGGGATTCGCTTGGCATGGTCGTCTTAGGCTATCCTGACACGACGGAAGTCACCCTTGCAGAGATGATCCATCACACTCGAGCTGTCGCTCGGGCACGGACACGGGCTTTGATAGTAGCTGATTTGCCCAAGGATACTTACAATGAGGCGTCACAGGCGATTCAGTCAGCCCGGGCTTTGCTTCAAGCTGGAGCAGATGCCGTCAAACTAGAAGGCGGTCGGTCACGGGCCGTCGCTATTCAGGCGCTTGCAGGAGCTGGTATTCCTTTCATGGGGCACCTTGGCATGTTGCCTCAATCTATTAAGGAAGAAGGTCGTTACCGGATAAAAGGTCGCACGGATGCGGAGCGTCGTGCCATCCTAGCTGATGCACATTTTTTAGAGGAACAAGGGGCTTTTGCGATTGTGCTGGAACTTGTTGTTGCGGACCTGGCAGCTGAGATTCGTCGCGCGTTGAAAATTCCTACAATTGGTATTGGTTCAGGAGAGGATTGTGATGGACAAATTTTGGTGCTACATGATCTGATTGGTCTTTACCCGTGGTTTCGGCCTCGGTTTGCTCATCCTTTGGCGGATGTGGCAGCGGAGATAAAAAATGCTGCACGAGCTTTTATGCAGGGGGTGCAAAGCGTTTATGAGCGTTTGCATCAATAG
- the hisG gene encoding ATP phosphoribosyltransferase, translating to MKTSHPTASQASETTQASKNQENQGIIRLGLPKGSLEEATVQLFARAGYQLSYSPRGYRPYIDDPQIEPRLLRPQEIPRYIAQGFLDCGITGKDWIAEEGAEVHVICDLRYNKATALPARWVLAVPEDSPIRSVKDLQGKRIATEPVKLVKAYLQKHGVTAEVEFSWGATEVKVPELVDAIVDITETGSSLRANKLRVLDTVMESYPQFIANITAWNDPNKRAKMESLALLLTAALNARNKVGIKLNLPADRLQAVLETLPALRKPTVSSLAQEGWIALETVLDENLVRDLIPALKKHGAEGIIEYPLNKVVY from the coding sequence ATGAAAACTTCTCACCCTACGGCCTCCCAAGCCTCCGAGACTACACAAGCCTCTAAAAATCAAGAAAACCAAGGCATCATTCGTCTCGGTCTTCCCAAGGGTAGCCTTGAAGAAGCCACAGTGCAGCTTTTTGCCCGCGCTGGCTATCAACTCTCGTATAGCCCACGCGGTTACCGCCCCTATATTGACGATCCTCAAATTGAACCGCGACTGCTTCGTCCTCAGGAAATCCCTCGCTACATCGCTCAGGGCTTTTTAGATTGCGGCATCACAGGCAAAGATTGGATTGCTGAAGAGGGCGCAGAAGTGCACGTAATTTGTGATTTACGTTACAACAAAGCAACAGCCCTCCCCGCTCGATGGGTTCTGGCTGTGCCCGAAGATTCACCGATCCGTTCTGTAAAAGATTTACAAGGCAAACGCATCGCCACCGAGCCCGTCAAGCTCGTAAAAGCTTACCTTCAAAAACATGGCGTAACGGCAGAAGTCGAATTTTCCTGGGGCGCCACCGAGGTGAAAGTGCCTGAACTCGTAGATGCGATTGTCGACATCACCGAGACCGGCTCATCGCTTCGCGCCAATAAATTGCGCGTGCTGGATACTGTCATGGAAAGTTACCCCCAATTCATCGCAAACATCACAGCATGGAACGACCCCAACAAACGCGCCAAGATGGAGTCGCTAGCGCTTCTCTTGACGGCAGCTTTGAATGCTCGGAATAAGGTCGGGATCAAACTCAATCTTCCCGCCGATCGCCTCCAAGCCGTCCTCGAGACCTTACCCGCCCTTCGCAAGCCAACCGTCTCCTCACTAGCTCAAGAAGGTTGGATCGCACTGGAAACAGTGCTCGATGAAAACCTCGTGCGCGATCTGATCCCCGCACTCAAAAAGCACGGCGCAGAAGGAATCATCGAGTATCCGCTAAACAAAGTCGTCTATTGA